A section of the Drosophila subobscura isolate 14011-0131.10 chromosome A, UCBerk_Dsub_1.0, whole genome shotgun sequence genome encodes:
- the LOC117903701 gene encoding myosin-G heavy chain isoform X3 codes for MSQSGSSTRKSCGDKATVQLPSGGSVPHKFSSIVNKVESLISKMHHDKVNSFKLLQQGCQDATKETVQGQEQRKRQNQEKDLEMDVDLHQKQNQNQDQEQKCKCASLDSLNNLTDGESCEEHEILYTDSDDAEIAHITGITSAQVHHQLQHQNPQQQLQRRSDLGQLTNESIRHLNEQCCASMRLDMCGNGSGSELGMDNDNAWSVEEDIVYKCCASATSAATATATATLTSSSTCASVSNAAAAGLCEQCCFEEQLSYKLQPHQRDDNNNEEQDMQMQMQMGLGLGLGGNANVDDMCLPMALALGNSSNSSTGVALGGPASQPACGAAPGTSSSSSVIGSKTRRVSNASNGSVSRMETILEEPSESKISVKEILARFETMNSNESQSKASTLSSGARAAAQILNVPLERMETRQAHAQRNEHGNLNGNEGEKQQQHQQHQQHQQSELQHHLQQQHLEDAFEEQQLAAEQHHQGQQQQQQQRFMKQQSYLHSTRKPNAGQQSSSLTNGQSHQSPDQLLQQQQQQQQSMTHHDLEANYLTEDTNGGTPLSVTKYSLLQFAMQHFRNDQLRDADRHLERHQSQAAANRSYAELVKWQGHAIRLPLLRLPNDLAPLALECFDCVLRYCGDIPLDPELTEVKCVYTVLMHCHKYLALRDEVYCQLMKQTTANRSPCPDSSQRAWRLLSILAAYFGCSDALRPYLMEHLTSAASDRRRSCHGTAAVCLTNLRKTARCGGRKNVPSVEEVTAVSAGRSARRQIYRLPGGAERVVNTRCSTVVADVIAELCSLLGVESEAEQQEFSLYCIVQGDAFTMPLAADEYILDVTTELLKSGQPFYLIFCRSVWHFALKREPAPMPLYVEVLFNQVAPDYLEGLLLELPGNGVPMPEMVRDMARIAALLHRAADLSHVPAMKEIKFLLPKPALGIREIRPAQWVGLVQSAWPQVAGLSPSQVKAQFLNVLAAWPLFGSSFFAVKRIWAEEGPHVEDNHSPMWRDLILALNRRGVLFLDPNTHETLQHWSFMEVISTRKVRSEDGALFLDMKVGNLMQQRVIRVQTEQAHEISRLVRQYITMAQISQRDKRELN; via the exons ATGTCGCAGAGCgggagcagcaccagaaagTCCTGTGGGGACAAAGCGACGGTCCAGCTGCCGTCCGGTGGCAGTGTTCCGCACAAGTTCAGCAGCATCGTTAACAAAGTGGAGTCACTGATCAGCAAGATGCACCACGACAAGGTGAATAGCTTCAAACTGCTGCAGCAAGGATGCCAGGATGCCACGAAGGAGACGGTGCAGGGACAggaacagagaaagagacaaaaTCAGGAGAAGGATTTGGAAATGGATGTGGATTTGCATCAGAAACAAAATCAGAACCAAGATCAGGaacagaaatgcaaatgcgcCTCCCTCGACTCGCTAAACAACCTCACGGACGGGGAGAGCTGCGAGGAGCACGAAATACTCTACACCGACTCAGACGATGCGGAAATAGCCCACATAACGGGCATCACCTCCGCCCAGGTGCACCACCAGCTTCAGCATCAGAatccacagcagcagttgcaacgCCGCAGCGATCTTGGCCAGCTGACAAACGAGAGCATCCGACATTTGAACGAGCAGTGCTGCGCCTCAATGCGCCTCGATATGTGCGGCAACGGATCCGGCTCCGAGCTGGGCATGGATAACGACAACGCCTGGAGCGTCGAGGAGGACATCGTGTACAAATGCTGCGCAAGCGCCACCTCCGCAGcaactgccaccgccactgccaccctaacctccagctccacctgcGCCTCTGTCTcgaatgccgccgccgctggcctGTGCGAGCAGTGCTGCTTCGAAGAGCAGCTCAGCTATAAGCTGCAGCCTCACCAAAgagacgacaacaacaacgaggagCAGGacatgcagatgcagatgcagatggggttggggttggggctgggagGAAATGCGAATGTGGATGACATGTGCCTGCCCATGGCTCTTGCACTGGGAAACTCTTCCAATAGCTCCACTGGTGTTGCTCTCGGTGGTCCCGCTTCCCAGCCAGCTTGTGGCGCGGCTCCAGGAACGTCCTCGAGCTCGTCCGTGATAGGCAGCAAAACGAGGCGGGTGAGCAATGCGAGCAATGGATCGGTGAGCCGCATGGAAACCATTCTCGAGGAGCCCTCGGAATCAAAGATATCCGTCAAGGAGATCCTTGCCCGGTTCGAGACGATGAACTCCAATGAG TCACAGTCTAAGGCATCGACGCTTTCGTCGGGAGCTCGAGCCGCCGCCCAGATCCTCAATGTTCCGCTGGAGCGCATGGAAACTCGCCAGGCGCATGCACAGCGCAACGAGCACGGCAACTTGAATGGGAACGAGggggagaagcagcagcagcaccagcagcaccagcaacaccagcaatcggagctgcagcaccacctgcagcagcagcatttggaGGATGCCTtcgaggagcagcaactggcggctgagcagcatcatcaaggacagcaacaacagcagcagcagcggtttATGAAGCAGCAAAGCTACCTGCACTCGACCCGCAAGCCGAATGCAGGCCAACAGTCCTCCTCCCTCACCAATGGCCAGTCCCACCAGTCACCCGATCAGCttctacagcagcagcagcagcagcagcagtcgatgACACACCACGACCTGGAAGCCAACTACTTGACGGAGGATACCAACGGCGGCACCCCGCTCTCGGTCACAAAATACTCGCTGCTCCAATTCGCCATGCAGCACTTCCGCAACGA cCAACTGCGGGATGCCGATCGACACCTGGAACGACACCAGTCCCAGGCGGCAGCCAACCGCTCGTATGCTGAGCTGGTCAAGTGGCAGGGCCATGCCATCCGCCTGCCGCTCCTCCGACTGCCCAACGACCTGGCCCCCCTCGCCCTGGAATGCTTCGACTGCGTCCTCCGCTACTGCGGCGACATTCCACTAGATCCCGAGCTCACCGAGGTCAAGTGTGTCTACACGGTGCTAATG CATTGTCACAAATACCTGGCCCTGAGAGACGAGGTGTACTGTCAGTTGATGAAGCAGACCACGGCCAACCGATCACCTTGCCCGGACAGCTCGCAGCGCGCTTGGCGCCTGCTGAGCATTCTGGCCGCCTACTTTGGCTGCTCAGATGCCTTGCGGCCGTACCTGATGGAGCACCTGACGTCGGCCGCCTCGGACCGCCGTCGTTCCTGCCACGGCACGGCGGCCGTCTGCCTCACCAACCTGCGGAAGACGGCGCGCTGCGGCGGCCGCAAGAACGTGCCAAGCGTGGAGGAGGTGACGGCCGTGTCTGCCGGGCGCTCGGCCAGGCGACAGATCTACAGGTTGCCGGGGGGCGCTGAGCGGGTGGTGAACACGCGCTGCTCCACGGTGGTAGCTGATGTCATAGCCGAGCTGTGCTCCCTGCTGGGCGTCGAGTCGGAggccgagcagcaggagtTCTCGTTGTACTGCATCGTGCAGGGCGACGCGTTCACCATGCCCTTGGCCGCCGACGAGTACATACTGGACGTGACGACGGAGCTGCTCAAGTCCGGTCAGCCCTTCTACCTAATCTTCTGCCGCTCCGTGTGGCACTTTGCCCTCAAGCGCGAGCCGGCGCCCATGCCGCTGTATGTGGAGGTTCTCTTCAACCAGGTGGCCCCCGACTACTTGgagggcctgctgctggagctgcccgGCAACGGGGTGCCCATGCCAGAGATGGTGCGTGACATGGCCAGGATCGCGGCGCTGCTGCACCGCGCCGCCGACCTCAGTCATGTGCCGGCCATGAAGGAGATCAAGTTTCTCCTGCCCAAGCCGGCGCTTGGCATACGCGAGATACGGCCCGCGCAGTGGGTCGGCCTGGTGCAGTCCGCCTGGCCGCAGGTGGCCGGCCTGAGTCCGAGCCAGGTGAAGGCCCAGTTCCTCAATGTGCTGGCCGCCTGGCCGCTCTTCGGCAGCAGCTTCTTTGCGGTGAAGCGCATCTGGGCCGAGGAAGGGCCGCACGTGGAAGACAACCACAGCCCCATGTGGCGCGACCTAATCCTCGCCCTCAATCGGCGTGGAGTGCTCTTCCTCGACCCCAACACGCACGAGACTCTGCAGCACTGGAGCTTCATGGAGGTGATATCCACGCGCAAG GTGCGCTCGGAGGATGGAGCCCTCTTCTTGGACATGAAGGTCGGCAATCTCATGCAGCAGCGCGTGATTCGCGTCCAGACGGAGCAGGCGCATGAGATATCGCGCCTGGTGCGCCAGTACATCACCATGGCCCAGATCAGTCAGCGGGACAAACGGGAGCTCAATTAG
- the LOC117903703 gene encoding teneurin-1, producing the protein MLPCNLGGQATLLLTTIIATLSIEDGGALRRNFEVRQSSGSKIPLWKQRACEKPHKLKANAHYVCDEEGDFTCLPGWQGDLCQVPMCRRGCDPMNGYCQRPGECRCRIGYSGEMCETCIPLPGCQHGDCTKPFECICKPGWAGLFCTEPSCRSGCHSTRGYCEAPGECRCRIGYAGRTCTECATMPGCQHGTCNKPLECLCLPGYTGLLCQTPLCASDCSTQHGYCRKPGECRCKVGWTGSQCDKCFPYPGCANGDCEAPWECNCHPGWGGMLCDEKLSYCTENPGTCENEGKCVSVSREDGGFRCLCRQGYSGRNCETRDDFLLTSLAPQLITPPPLELGLELDDVRCVDTDVDVGVDCVDAGVPDEGVQVKKLLKAVPAPTTLTPGTAPPSIATTRTTETTLTTSTTATTSTMATFAEAGAGSVPGNHNTTYEALSVAASLPDGATAMGHAATTTTATAAKAMAGAKSNATSGAVPSLVPGPTESPTDFAGHEQKKKTPAPAVPATPKGVTTTSISSKDGPAPGEDDDDDDDDDEEDAEYEEDDDEENEDEKDEDEDEEDDSDQFLPNII; encoded by the exons ATGTTGCCATGCAATTTAGGGGGGCAGGCGACGCTTCTGCTGACAACAATAATAGCCACACTCAGCATAGAAGACGGAGGGGCACTCCGGCGAAACTTCGAGGTTCGCCAGAGCAGCGGCTCCAAAATTCCGCTATGGAAACAACGC GCGTGCGAGAAGCCTCATAAGCTTAAAGCCAACGCCCACTACGTGTGCGACGAGGAAGGAGACTTCACGTGTCTGCCCGGATGGCAGGGCGACCTCTGCCAGGTGCCCATGTGCCGGCGGGGCTGTGATCCAATGAATG GGTACTGCCAACGGCCAGGCGAGTGCCGGTGCCGCATCGGATACAGTGGGGAGATGTGCGAAACGTGCATTCCGCTGCCCGGGTGCCAGCACGGTGACTGCACCAAGCCCTTCGAGTGCATCTGCAAGCCCGGATGGGCTGGACTCTTCTGCACAGAAC CCAGCTGTCGGAGTGGGTGTCACAGCACCCGCGGGTATTGCGAGGCACCCGGAgagtgccgctgccgcatcGGGTACGCGGGACGCACTTGCACCGAGTGCGCCACCATGCCAGGCTGTCAGCACGGGACCTGCAACAAGCCGCTGGAATGCCTCTGCCTGCCCGGCTATACGGGCCTGCTCTGCCAGACGC CTCTGTGCGCCTCTGACTGCAGCACGCAGCACGGCTACTGCCGCAAGCCTGGCGAGTGTCG CTGCAAGGTGGGCTGGACGGGCAGCCAGTGCGACAAGTGCTTCCCCTACCCAGGGTGCGCGAACGGGGACTGCGAGGCGCCCTGGGAGTGCAACTGCCACCCCGGCTGGGGCGGCATGCTGTGCGATGAAA AGCTGAGCTACTGCACGGAGAACCCGGGGACGTGCGAGAACGAGGGCAAATGCGTGTCGGTGAGCCGCGAGGACGGCGGCTTTCGGTGTCTGTGTCGGCAGGGGTACTCCGGAAGGAACTGCGAGACACGCGATGACTTTTTGCTAACCTCTTTGGCGCCACAGCTCATTACACCACCGCCCCTAGAGCTtgggctggagctggacgatGTGCGCTGTGTGGATACTGACGTGGACGTGGGCGTGGACTGCGTGGACGCAGGAGTGCCTGATGAAGGTGTGCAGGTGAAAAAGTTGCTAAAGGCTGTGCCCGCACCAACAACGCTGACACCAGGCACCGCACCGCCGAGCATCGCCACGACAAGGACGACGGAGACGACACTCACGACGTCCACGACGGCCACAACGTCAACGATGGCCACGTTTGCTGAagctggtgctggctctgTCCCTGGCAATCACAATACGACTTATGAAGCATTAAGCGTTGCTGCTTCGCTCCCTGATGGGGCAACAGCAATGGGGCATGCCgccacgacaacaacagcgacagcagcaaaagcaatggCTGGAGCGAAGAGTAATGCAACAAGTGGGGCAGTTCCCTCTCTTGTGCCTGGCCCCACAGAATCTCCCACAGACTTCGCTGGCCAtgagcagaaaaagaaaacgccgGCGCCAGCTGTACCAGCGACACCAAAAGGCGTGACCACCACCTCTATTAGCAGCAAGGATGGGCCAGCGCCCGGcgaggatgacgacgatgatgatgacgatgacgaggaggatgccgagtacgaggaggatgatgatgaggaaaACGAGGACGAgaaagacgaagacgaagacgaagaggACGACAGCGATCAATTCCTACCAAATATAATCTAA